The DNA region ACGGCCTCCGGCAAGGACTGGCCGGTGACGAGGCCCAACTTCGCCGACAGGTACTGCACGAGGCAGGCCATCAGGTTGGCGACGACGATGACCCAGACGAGCAGGAAGCCGAACTGGGCGCCGGCGCTGACGTTGGCGGCGACGTTGCCGGGGTCGACGTAGGCGATCGCGGCGACGAACGCAGGCCCGAGCAGCAGCCAACCCGGCCGCGCCCGCGGAGTGACGTCGCTCTTCACCGCCCCCTCTTCCATCCGGTCATGCGAACAGAAAAGTTAGGCTAGACGAAACCTGCCGGACAGGCCAGTGGCGGATGGTGGACCAGGAGTTGAGCTACGAGCCGATGCCGAAGCCGCCGACCAACGGCCAGAACCCGAAGCCCTGCCATCCGCCGTAATTCCACGGTGGCGGGGTGGTGGTCAACTGCGTGCTGCCGTTGGTCTCGCAGAAGGTCACGGTAGACCCGACGTCAGTACATTGCGGAGCGGCCAGAGCGCTGGGGGCACTGCCCAGAGCGAGGGCGCCGCCGACGATCACCAGCGCGACGTGCCGCCCGGGGGTCTTCATGCGATGAGTGACGGTGTCGGTTCGACGACCGTCAGAGGATGAACATTCCGTAGCCCCACGGCATCATCTGGTTCACCGAGGGGGCGAGGACGCTCGGACGCGAGTCGATCTGGGCGTTGCCCGGCGACTGGCACACGGTGGTCGAGCCACCCGCATACCCACCGCCCTGTCCGGTCTCGACGCAGCTGGGCTGTGCCAGTGCGGCGGGTGCGGCGGCAATCGCCAGGGACGCGCCACCGGCAACCAGAAGAGCGGCGAGCGGGCTGAGACGAGCCTTCATGTCCAACATCCTTCCAAGTCAGTTATGTCGTAGCGTACAGGCCCTTTCCAGTTATGGGTGGTAAGTCGATCGCCGTCACGATTCCCGGCGACGCATCGATCACCGCGGGGATGGCGTTGACCACCCGGGCCGCTGTGGCTACCAGTCCGGCGTGGTTGTGATCGCCGTTCGGGCTGCTCAGGCACAGGTCGAGAGCGTAGGAGGGTTCACCGGTGATCTCGATCCGGTAGCTGCCGCCGTGCGCGGCGGGCTGCGGCCACTCGGGGCACAGGTCGTCGCGCAGCCGGGTCACGTGCTCGAGCACCACCGCCACCTCACCGTCCTTCATGCCGCGCACCTCGAACCGCATCGCGGCGGTGGTGCCCTTCGTGATGTGGCCGGAGGCGATGTCGAAGTCCTCCGGTGCGGGCACCCGCACGTGGGTCTCGGTCACCTCGTCGAGTTCGATGCCCAGGCCGGCGGCGAGCTGGCGCACCACCGAACCCCACGCCAGGCTCAGCACGCCGGGCTGCAGCAGCATCGGGGTGTCGTCCAGGCTGCCGCCGAAACCCATGACGTCGAACATCACCGTCGCGCTGTCGTAGGTGTCGTAGTTGATGATCTCCATGCAGCGGATCTGCTGCACGCTCTGGCATGTGCCGGCCAGCGCCATCGGCAGCAGGTCGTTGGCGAAGCCCGGATCGATGCCATTCACGAAGATGCTCGCGTTGCCTGCCTTGGCGGCATCCTCGATCGGCGTGACGAGCTCGTCGGGCAGCACCTGCCACGGGTACTGCAGAAAGACGGCGGCGCTGCCCACGACGTTGACACCCGCGGCCAGGATGCGCCGATAGTCCTCGAGCGCTTCGGGCAGGCGGTTGTCGGCCATCGCGGTGTAGACGGCGACGTCGGGTCCGGTCGCCAGCACAGCGTCGAGATCCGTGGTCGCCATGATGCCGGTCGAATCCTGCAGTCCCGCAAGCTCTGCGGCGTCTCTGCCGGCTTTGGCCTCCGAGGAGACCCACACCGCGGTCAGCTCGAACCTCGGGTCGTTGATCAGCTGGGTCAGCGCATGCCTGCCGACGTTTCCGGTGCCGATGGCGGCCACTTTGATGGTCATTGATGGGTCCTCACAGATCGGGGTTGGGTCATAGGTCGGGGATGGGCAGGTCGAGGTTCGGGAAGGTGAGGCCGCCGTCGACCTCGAGCGTCTTGCCGGTCAGATAGCTGCCCGCCGGCGAAGCGAGGTAGACCGCAGCGGCGGCGATGTCGAGCGGGTCACCCAGGCGGCGCATCGGGGTGGCCTGCTCCATCGGGGTGCGCAGATCGTCGTTGCTGGCGACGACGTCGAGGGCCGAGGTGAGAATCGATCCCGGCGCGATCGCGTTCACCCTGATGCGCGGCGCGAGGTCGAGTGCCGACAATCGGGTGTAGTGCGCCAGTGCAGCCTTCGCGGTGCCGTAGGCGGCGAACCCGCGGCCGGCGACCCGGCCCATCGTCGAGGTGATGTTGATGACGCTGCCGCCGCCTGAGTGCTCGAGCATCAGCGGCACCGCCGCGATGGTCAGTGCGTGTGCGGTGGCCACGTTGAACGTGAACGCATCGCGCAGATCCTTGGTGGAGGTACTCAGGAGTGCGTTCGGCATCGAACCACCGACGTTGTTCACGACGATGTCTAGTTTGCCGAACGCCTCGATCGCCTCGGCTGCCAGCGCGGCTGTGTCATCGGGGCGTGCCAGGTCGGCGACGACGATGTGGGCGCGTCGCCCGGTGGCGCCGATCTGCTCGGCGACCTCCTCCAGCTGTGACTGCGTGCGAGCGGCGATCACCACGTCAGCGCCCGCTTCCGCGAACGCCACCGCCATCGCGGCACCGAGGCCTCTGCCCGCGCCGGTCACCACCGCCACCTGATCGTCGAGCCGGAATCTGTCCAGAATCACATGTCCCTCGCTTCCCTAGCCGGGCGTCACGCTAGCAAGGAGCGCGGGCCCGCGGGGTCGGTTTCTGGAACACGTTCTAATTCTCTCGCTGACAGTGCCCTGCCGCCTGACGGGATCCTCGACGTTCGAATAAATTCGGATATGCAGACTTGACCCTCACGCAGCGTGAGGCACCAGCCTGATCGACGTGACGCAGGAGATGCAGGTGGACGGACTCACCGTGGGCGAAGTCGCGGAGCGATTCGGGATCACGGTCCGGACGCTTCACCACTACGACGACATCGGCTTGTTGACCCCGAGTCGTGGTGCAGCCTCGGGGTATCGGGTTTACACGTCGGCGGACCTGACCCGCTTGTCCCAGGTGATCGTCTACCGCCGGCTCGAGCTTTCTCTCGAGGAGATCGCGAGCCTGCTGGATGAGGGCGACGAGGTCAGCCACCTGGTTCGCCAGCGCGAACGCGTCATGTCCAGGCTCGACGAGATGAAGGACCTCGTCGAGGCAATTGACCAGGCATTGGAGAAAGTTATGACGAACACCCCCATGACCGACGACGACATGCGCGAGCTCTTCGGTGACGGCTTCGACGACTATCAGGCAGAGGCGGAGCAGAAGTGGGGCGAGACCGCAGAGTGGAAGGAATCGCAGCGCCGAACGAAGTCCTACAGCCGCGACGATTGGGTGCAGATCAAGGCTGAGGGAGAAGCCGTTGAGAAGGCCTTGTCCGATGCCTTCCGCGCTGGTCTGCCGCCCGACTCCGAAGAGGCGATGAATGCGGCCGAGCAACACCGGCTCCACGTGAATCGCTGGTTCTACGACTGCCCGCCGACGTTCCACCGCAACCTGGGCGACATGTATGTGAGCGACCCCAGGTACGTCGCCACCTACGACGAATCATTCGAGCTCCCAGGGCTCGCGGCTTACTGTCGCGACGCGATCTACGCGAACGCGGACCGAACTGGCCACTGATACCGCTAACTCTTCTTTGCGGCGGCTTTCTTGGCTGCCTTCTTGGCCGGGGCTTTCTTGGCGGGAGATTTCTTCGCCGGCGTCTTCTTGGCGGGGGCTTTGTCCGCGGGAGCCTGCTCCTTGCGCGCTTTCACACTGGCTTCGAGTTTGGCCAACAGGTCGGAGACGTCCTCGGTCTCGTCGAGTTCCTGCGGTTCCTCTTCGGTGGTGAACGCCTCGCCGCCCTCGAGTTTCGCGTCGATGAGCTCCTGCAGGTGCTCCTGGTAGTCGTCGTGGTAGCGGTCGGGGTTGAAGTCGTCGGTCATCGAGTCGACGACCTGACTGGCCATCTTCAACTCGGCGGGCTTCACCTCGACTTCCTTGTCCAGCACCGGGAAGTCGGGATCACGGATCTCGTCGGGCCACAACAGCGTGTGGATCATCATGACGTCGCGCTTGCCGAAGTCCTTGACCCGCAGCGCTGCCAGCCGCGTCTTGTTGCGCAGCGCGAAGTTGACGATGGCGACCCGGTCGGTGTCCATCAGCGTCTTCGCAAGCAGCACATAGGACTTCGACGATTTGCCCTCCGGCTCGAGGAAGTAGCTCTTGTCGTACATCATCGGGTCGAGGTCGCTCGCCGGCACGAACTCGAGCACCTCGATCTCACGGCTGCGCTCCTCGGGCAGCGTCGAGATGTCGTCGTCGGTGATGATCACGGTCTGGCCGTCGTCGGAGTCGTAGGCGCGCGCGATGTCGCGGTACTCGACGACCTCACCGCACACCTCGCAGACGCGTTTGTACCGGATGCGGCCGTTGTCCTTGTCGTGGACCTGGTGGAACTTGATGTCGTGGTCCTCGGTGGCGCTGTACACCTTGACCGGCACGTTCACCAGGCCGAAGGCGATCGAACCCTTCCAGATGGATCGCATCAGGTCAGTATGGCCGATGAAGCGGCGGCGTCCAGGGTGGCGCGATCGGGCAAATCGGCGCCGCCACGGGACACGGTCAACGCCGCGGTCAGCGAGGCCGCGCGCACGGCGGTGGTGAGAGCGTCGGGTCCGATGGCGGCCAGCCCGGGCCGGCGATCGGCACCCAGCAGATCCATCGACCACAGAGAGTCGATCAAGCCGGTCATGAACGCATCGCCGGCGCCCACGGTGTCCACCACGTCCACATGGAACGCAGGTACCCGCACCGTTCCCGCCGCACACATGGCCAATGCGCCGCCTCCGCCCATCGTCACCACGACGATCGACGGTCCGAGCGCGAGCCACGCCGCGGTGATCTGTTCGGGGCTTCGAGCCGGGTCGATCCAACGCAGGTCCTCGTCGCTGGCCTTGACCACGTCCGCCCGCTCGAGGAACCGGTCGATCCGGGCGCGGGCCGAATCGG from Mycobacterium sp. DL includes:
- a CDS encoding diacylglycerol kinase — its product is MTIKVAAIGTGNVGRHALTQLINDPRFELTAVWVSSEAKAGRDAAELAGLQDSTGIMATTDLDAVLATGPDVAVYTAMADNRLPEALEDYRRILAAGVNVVGSAAVFLQYPWQVLPDELVTPIEDAAKAGNASIFVNGIDPGFANDLLPMALAGTCQSVQQIRCMEIINYDTYDSATVMFDVMGFGGSLDDTPMLLQPGVLSLAWGSVVRQLAAGLGIELDEVTETHVRVPAPEDFDIASGHITKGTTAAMRFEVRGMKDGEVAVVLEHVTRLRDDLCPEWPQPAAHGGSYRIEITGEPSYALDLCLSSPNGDHNHAGLVATAARVVNAIPAVIDASPGIVTAIDLPPITGKGLYATT
- a CDS encoding MerR family transcriptional regulator, with translation MDGLTVGEVAERFGITVRTLHHYDDIGLLTPSRGAASGYRVYTSADLTRLSQVIVYRRLELSLEEIASLLDEGDEVSHLVRQRERVMSRLDEMKDLVEAIDQALEKVMTNTPMTDDDMRELFGDGFDDYQAEAEQKWGETAEWKESQRRTKSYSRDDWVQIKAEGEAVEKALSDAFRAGLPPDSEEAMNAAEQHRLHVNRWFYDCPPTFHRNLGDMYVSDPRYVATYDESFELPGLAAYCRDAIYANADRTGH
- a CDS encoding Ku protein — translated: MRSIWKGSIAFGLVNVPVKVYSATEDHDIKFHQVHDKDNGRIRYKRVCEVCGEVVEYRDIARAYDSDDGQTVIITDDDISTLPEERSREIEVLEFVPASDLDPMMYDKSYFLEPEGKSSKSYVLLAKTLMDTDRVAIVNFALRNKTRLAALRVKDFGKRDVMMIHTLLWPDEIRDPDFPVLDKEVEVKPAELKMASQVVDSMTDDFNPDRYHDDYQEHLQELIDAKLEGGEAFTTEEEPQELDETEDVSDLLAKLEASVKARKEQAPADKAPAKKTPAKKSPAKKAPAKKAAKKAAAKKS
- a CDS encoding SDR family oxidoreductase, encoding MILDRFRLDDQVAVVTGAGRGLGAAMAVAFAEAGADVVIAARTQSQLEEVAEQIGATGRRAHIVVADLARPDDTAALAAEAIEAFGKLDIVVNNVGGSMPNALLSTSTKDLRDAFTFNVATAHALTIAAVPLMLEHSGGGSVINITSTMGRVAGRGFAAYGTAKAALAHYTRLSALDLAPRIRVNAIAPGSILTSALDVVASNDDLRTPMEQATPMRRLGDPLDIAAAAVYLASPAGSYLTGKTLEVDGGLTFPNLDLPIPDL